A region of Oncorhynchus masou masou isolate Uvic2021 chromosome 29, UVic_Omas_1.1, whole genome shotgun sequence DNA encodes the following proteins:
- the LOC135519636 gene encoding uncharacterized protein C7orf57 homolog isoform X4 → MNTDTDRRQNDHGVGNGDDDSTKAAPTSQIPGLSDDATNGPEERTKGRRTGVNESDSAYTKLAKQGGQRGLLWHEETNLDTKPNSASSYKAPNWFSGSPKAQEQASPTESFQNYMSTNAPFGSDNKSTWERDFDDKEKISPNSQMENLSLASGKNEDAAGNFKKTSQKSQNSTPVNMSTLLSFGYLEDQKGAPNTHSSSSKE, encoded by the exons ATGAACACTGACACAGATCGCCGACAAAACGACCATG GCGTTGGCAATGGTGATGATGATTCAACAAAAGCTGCCCCGACGTCCCAGATTCCTGGGCTGTCTGACGATGCTACCaatggtcctgaggagaggacTAAAGGACGCCGTACTGGAGTTAATGAGTCCGATTCTGCTTATACTAAACTGGCTAAACAAGGAGGACAGAGGG GTTTATTGTGGCACGAGGAGACCAATTTGGACACCAAACCTAATTCTGCATCATCTTACAAAGCTCCGAACTGGTTCTCTGGATCTCCAAAAGCTCAAGAGCAAGCAAG CCCAACTGAGAGCTTTCAAAACTACATGTCAACTAATGCTCCCTTTGGGAGTGATAATAAGTCAACTTGGGAAAGGGACTTTGATGACAAAGAGAAG ATCTCTCCCAACAGCCAGATGGAGAACTTGTCCTTAGCATCAGGAAAGAATGAAGATGCAGCAGGCAATTTCAAGAAAAC ATCTCAGAAATCTCAGAATTCGACCCCTGTCAACATGTCTACGCTCTTGAGCTTTGGCTATTTAGAGGACCAGAAAGGGGCACCAAATACGCATTCATCAA GTTCCAAGGAGTAG
- the LOC135519636 gene encoding uncharacterized protein C7orf57 homolog isoform X2, whose amino-acid sequence MNTDTDRRQNDHGVGNGDDDSTKAAPTSQIPGLSDDATNGPEERTKGRRTGVNESDSAYTKLAKQGGQRGLLWHEETNLDTKPNSASSYKAPNWFSGSPKAQEQASPTESFQNYMSTNAPFGSDNKSTWERDFDDKEKISPNSQMENLSLASGKNEDAAGNFKKTPAAPLPIDGAEEISQKSQNSTPVNMSTLLSFGYLEDQKGAPNTHSSSSKE is encoded by the exons ATGAACACTGACACAGATCGCCGACAAAACGACCATG GCGTTGGCAATGGTGATGATGATTCAACAAAAGCTGCCCCGACGTCCCAGATTCCTGGGCTGTCTGACGATGCTACCaatggtcctgaggagaggacTAAAGGACGCCGTACTGGAGTTAATGAGTCCGATTCTGCTTATACTAAACTGGCTAAACAAGGAGGACAGAGGG GTTTATTGTGGCACGAGGAGACCAATTTGGACACCAAACCTAATTCTGCATCATCTTACAAAGCTCCGAACTGGTTCTCTGGATCTCCAAAAGCTCAAGAGCAAGCAAG CCCAACTGAGAGCTTTCAAAACTACATGTCAACTAATGCTCCCTTTGGGAGTGATAATAAGTCAACTTGGGAAAGGGACTTTGATGACAAAGAGAAG ATCTCTCCCAACAGCCAGATGGAGAACTTGTCCTTAGCATCAGGAAAGAATGAAGATGCAGCAGGCAATTTCAAGAAAAC CCCAGCAGCCCCGCTACCAATTGATGGGGCTGAAGAAAT ATCTCAGAAATCTCAGAATTCGACCCCTGTCAACATGTCTACGCTCTTGAGCTTTGGCTATTTAGAGGACCAGAAAGGGGCACCAAATACGCATTCATCAA GTTCCAAGGAGTAG
- the LOC135519636 gene encoding uncharacterized protein C7orf57 homolog isoform X3, with protein MNTDTDRRQNDHGVGNGDDDSTKAAPTSQIPGLSDDATNGPEERTKGRRTGVNESDSAYTKLAKQGGQRGKNGLLWHEETNLDTKPNSASSYKAPNWFSGSPKAQEQASPTESFQNYMSTNAPFGSDNKSTWERDFDDKEKISPNSQMENLSLASGKNEDAAGNFKKTSQKSQNSTPVNMSTLLSFGYLEDQKGAPNTHSSSSKE; from the exons ATGAACACTGACACAGATCGCCGACAAAACGACCATG GCGTTGGCAATGGTGATGATGATTCAACAAAAGCTGCCCCGACGTCCCAGATTCCTGGGCTGTCTGACGATGCTACCaatggtcctgaggagaggacTAAAGGACGCCGTACTGGAGTTAATGAGTCCGATTCTGCTTATACTAAACTGGCTAAACAAGGAGGACAGAGGGGTAAAAACG GTTTATTGTGGCACGAGGAGACCAATTTGGACACCAAACCTAATTCTGCATCATCTTACAAAGCTCCGAACTGGTTCTCTGGATCTCCAAAAGCTCAAGAGCAAGCAAG CCCAACTGAGAGCTTTCAAAACTACATGTCAACTAATGCTCCCTTTGGGAGTGATAATAAGTCAACTTGGGAAAGGGACTTTGATGACAAAGAGAAG ATCTCTCCCAACAGCCAGATGGAGAACTTGTCCTTAGCATCAGGAAAGAATGAAGATGCAGCAGGCAATTTCAAGAAAAC ATCTCAGAAATCTCAGAATTCGACCCCTGTCAACATGTCTACGCTCTTGAGCTTTGGCTATTTAGAGGACCAGAAAGGGGCACCAAATACGCATTCATCAA GTTCCAAGGAGTAG
- the LOC135519636 gene encoding uncharacterized protein C7orf57 homolog isoform X1, which translates to MNTDTDRRQNDHGVGNGDDDSTKAAPTSQIPGLSDDATNGPEERTKGRRTGVNESDSAYTKLAKQGGQRGKNGLLWHEETNLDTKPNSASSYKAPNWFSGSPKAQEQASPTESFQNYMSTNAPFGSDNKSTWERDFDDKEKISPNSQMENLSLASGKNEDAAGNFKKTPAAPLPIDGAEEISQKSQNSTPVNMSTLLSFGYLEDQKGAPNTHSSSSKE; encoded by the exons ATGAACACTGACACAGATCGCCGACAAAACGACCATG GCGTTGGCAATGGTGATGATGATTCAACAAAAGCTGCCCCGACGTCCCAGATTCCTGGGCTGTCTGACGATGCTACCaatggtcctgaggagaggacTAAAGGACGCCGTACTGGAGTTAATGAGTCCGATTCTGCTTATACTAAACTGGCTAAACAAGGAGGACAGAGGGGTAAAAACG GTTTATTGTGGCACGAGGAGACCAATTTGGACACCAAACCTAATTCTGCATCATCTTACAAAGCTCCGAACTGGTTCTCTGGATCTCCAAAAGCTCAAGAGCAAGCAAG CCCAACTGAGAGCTTTCAAAACTACATGTCAACTAATGCTCCCTTTGGGAGTGATAATAAGTCAACTTGGGAAAGGGACTTTGATGACAAAGAGAAG ATCTCTCCCAACAGCCAGATGGAGAACTTGTCCTTAGCATCAGGAAAGAATGAAGATGCAGCAGGCAATTTCAAGAAAAC CCCAGCAGCCCCGCTACCAATTGATGGGGCTGAAGAAAT ATCTCAGAAATCTCAGAATTCGACCCCTGTCAACATGTCTACGCTCTTGAGCTTTGGCTATTTAGAGGACCAGAAAGGGGCACCAAATACGCATTCATCAA GTTCCAAGGAGTAG